From the Limanda limanda chromosome 2, fLimLim1.1, whole genome shotgun sequence genome, one window contains:
- the LOC133018296 gene encoding 5-hydroxytryptamine receptor 4, which translates to MDNGSLGFLGEANTSLQIEHQSCATLRNQVSRTFLYAFLSIGIACTVVGNFLVVLSIAYFKRLQSPTNSFVMSLAVADCLVGLVVMPYSMIRTVEGCWYFGALLCQLHSSLDVMLCTASIFHLSCIAFDRYYAVCNPLIYSLKMSHNRVAFLIVVCWAVPMLISFGPIMLDLHIAGVDILLPKDVCVFLVNRIYAVMASLVAFYLPMGIMLIAYWKIFKAANRQARQISAMESQMAAGVGKDSSKKQRHRNAMKRERKAAKTLGIIMGVFLIFWVPFFTVNIVDPFIGYSTEVVVWDVFLWLGYINSSLNPFLYCFFNRSFRRAFLMFIGCRVCLPGSSPGMELSHTRKEANERAHQP; encoded by the coding sequence ATGGATAACGGCAGCCTGGGATTTCTCGGAGAAGCTAACACATCTCTTCAGATTGAACATCAGTCCTGTGCTACATTACGGAACCAGGTCTCACGCACTTTCCTGTATGCCTTCCTCTCCATTGGCATCGCCTGCACAGTGGTGGGAAATTTCCTGGTGGTCTTGTCCATCGCCTACTTCAAGCGGTTGCAGTCACCCACAAACTCTTTTGTCATGTCCTTGGCCGTGGCTGACTGTCTTGTTGGCCTGGTTGTGATGCCTTACAGTATGATTCGGACCGTGGAGGGATGCTGGTACTTTGGTGCCCTTCTTTGTCAGCTTCACTCCAGCTTAGATGTTATGCTTTGCACTGCCTCCATATTCCATCTCAGCTGCATTGCCTTTGACCGCTACTATGCTGTGTGCAACCCGCTCATCTACTCTTTAAAGATGTCCCACAATCGAGTAGCTTTCCTCATTGTGGTATGTTGGGCAGTTCCCATGCTCATTTCGTTTGGCCCCATAATGCTAGATCTTCATATTGCCGGTGTAGACATCTTGCTCCCAAAAGACGTCTGCGTGTTCTTGGTCAATCGCATTTATGCTGTCATGGCTTCCTTGGTAGCCTTTTACTTGCCGATGGGAATCATGTTGATAGCATACTGGAAGATCTTCAAAGCTGCCAATCGGCAGGCCAGGCAGATCAGCGCCATGGAAAGCCAGATGGCTGCCGGCGTGGGCAAAGACTCAAGCAAGAAACAACGACACAGAAACgcaatgaaaagagagagaaaggctgCAAAAACTTTAGGTATCATCATGGGAGTTTTCCTAATCTTCTGGGTGCCTTTCTTTACAGTCAACATCGTGGACCCATTTATTGGATACAGCACAGAGGTGGTTGTCTGGGATGTATTTTTATGGCTAGGATATATCAACTCATCTCTGAATCCCTTCCTGTACTGTTTCTTCAACCGCTCGTTCCGTAGGGCATTCCTCATGTTCATCGGCTGCAGGGTATGCCTTCCTGGATCCTCCCCAGGGATGGAACTATCTCACACCAGGAAGGAGGCGAACGAACGTGCACATCAaccataa